In Vibrio sp. STUT-A11, a genomic segment contains:
- a CDS encoding DNA translocase FtsK 4TM domain-containing protein, whose product MFKENAKKVETIIKTSEEPQSSRLNGFQRLKECCFIVGVLSSALLAVALFTFSPADPSWSQTAWGGEIDNAGGLFGAWLADTLFFTFGSLAYPLPFLLAVAAWVLCRKRGEDEPIDLMLWGTRLLGLVVLIMTSCGLADINFDDIWYFSSGGIVGDVLSSLALPTLNILGTTLVLLFLWGAGFTLFTGISWLNIVEWLGERTLGIVNGIANKLRGSEQEILEPQLDEFIEDKVTTRRAEIEQEEEPLPHLTAYDVEEPKEALHEYPIYMPQTQPEPRVSKPLADSVKPVSVAVEKPAAYSKPEPQAEAFSMSHVDPSVERTKQLNVTIEELEAAAQQADDWALEEQPEQTLTSTQQNYSEPQRPVEPEETDSTSFPSEPDYAEYAQFAAEQAQQAHVDSVPFEEPVIDPASLDNISEQTEPGEHIEPTISNFDVVDDEDQYVAAQPEAPVYSVDDPQPEPSITQSNQHVVSSQPQPTTSATFEPAPVAEVEEVSEGDQDVAAFQNMVAGAQAKVAATQNPFLMKQEENLPVPEEPLPTLELLYHPEKRENFIDRDALEQVARLVESKLADYKIKADVVGIYPGPVITRFELDLAPGVKVSRISGLSMDLARALSAMAVRVVEVIPGKPYVGLELPNMSRQTVYLSDVINSPQFEQAKSPTTVVLGQDIAGEAVIADIAKMPHVLVAGTTGSGKSVGVNVMILSMLYKASPEDLRFIMIDPKMLELSIYEGIPHLLSEVVTDMKDASNALRWCVGEMERRYKLMSALGVRNVKGFNEKLKMAAEAGHPIHDPFWQEGDSMDTEPPLLEKLPYIVVVVDEFADLMMVVGKKVEELIARLAQKARAAGIHLILATQRPSVDVITGLIKANIPTRVAFTVSTKTDSRTILDQGGAESLLGMGDMLYLPPGSSHTTRVHGAFASDEDVHAVVNNWKARGKPNYIDEIISGDQSPESLLPGEQMEADEDVDPLFDQVVEHVVQSRRGSVSGVQRRFKIGYNRAARIVEQLEAQGIVSAPGHNGNREVLAPAPPKD is encoded by the coding sequence ATGTTCAAAGAGAACGCAAAGAAAGTCGAAACCATCATCAAAACAAGTGAAGAGCCTCAGTCTTCACGCTTAAATGGCTTCCAACGCTTGAAAGAGTGCTGCTTTATTGTAGGCGTTCTTAGCTCAGCGCTACTTGCTGTAGCGTTATTTACCTTTAGCCCCGCTGATCCTTCCTGGTCCCAAACTGCTTGGGGAGGAGAGATCGACAATGCCGGTGGCTTATTTGGTGCCTGGCTAGCCGATACTCTATTTTTTACTTTTGGCTCATTGGCTTACCCTCTGCCTTTTTTGTTGGCGGTGGCGGCATGGGTGCTTTGTCGTAAGCGCGGCGAAGATGAACCCATCGATCTTATGCTCTGGGGGACGAGGTTACTTGGTCTCGTTGTCCTGATTATGACCAGTTGTGGCTTGGCTGATATTAACTTTGACGATATCTGGTACTTCTCATCTGGAGGCATCGTCGGTGACGTTCTCTCTAGTCTCGCACTCCCTACGCTTAACATTTTGGGAACCACGTTAGTTCTGCTGTTCTTATGGGGTGCGGGCTTTACTCTATTTACCGGAATTTCCTGGTTGAACATTGTCGAGTGGCTAGGTGAGCGAACACTAGGCATAGTCAACGGTATTGCGAATAAGTTGAGAGGCTCGGAGCAGGAGATCTTAGAACCTCAGCTTGATGAGTTTATCGAAGATAAAGTCACCACAAGACGCGCTGAGATTGAACAGGAAGAAGAACCACTTCCTCACTTGACCGCATATGATGTCGAAGAGCCTAAAGAAGCGCTGCATGAATATCCTATTTATATGCCGCAAACTCAGCCAGAACCGCGCGTGTCAAAACCGTTGGCGGATTCGGTAAAACCTGTTTCGGTTGCAGTAGAAAAGCCAGCAGCGTATTCCAAACCAGAACCTCAAGCAGAGGCATTCAGTATGAGTCACGTTGACCCATCGGTGGAACGCACTAAACAGTTGAATGTTACGATTGAAGAGTTGGAAGCGGCCGCTCAGCAAGCAGACGATTGGGCGTTGGAAGAGCAACCTGAACAAACGCTAACATCGACACAACAGAATTATTCAGAGCCACAACGTCCAGTTGAACCTGAAGAGACTGATTCTACATCATTCCCAAGTGAACCGGACTACGCTGAGTACGCTCAGTTCGCAGCGGAACAAGCACAGCAGGCTCACGTTGATTCAGTACCATTTGAAGAGCCAGTGATAGATCCCGCCTCTTTGGATAACATTTCTGAGCAGACAGAGCCCGGCGAGCATATTGAACCAACGATTTCCAACTTTGATGTTGTTGATGACGAAGATCAGTATGTTGCTGCTCAGCCTGAGGCTCCAGTGTATTCAGTTGACGATCCTCAACCAGAACCGTCGATAACGCAATCAAACCAACACGTTGTAAGCTCTCAGCCTCAACCAACAACGAGTGCCACATTTGAGCCAGCTCCAGTGGCCGAAGTTGAAGAGGTTTCGGAAGGTGATCAAGACGTGGCGGCGTTCCAGAACATGGTAGCCGGAGCCCAGGCAAAAGTTGCGGCAACGCAGAACCCATTCTTGATGAAACAAGAAGAAAACCTGCCTGTGCCTGAAGAGCCATTACCAACACTGGAGCTTTTGTATCACCCGGAAAAACGCGAAAACTTTATTGATCGTGACGCGCTAGAGCAGGTCGCTCGGTTGGTTGAAAGCAAGCTGGCAGACTACAAAATTAAAGCTGACGTCGTGGGTATTTATCCTGGCCCTGTTATCACTCGATTTGAGCTGGATTTGGCACCGGGTGTAAAAGTTAGTCGTATTTCCGGCCTTTCAATGGACTTGGCGCGTGCGCTGTCTGCAATGGCAGTACGTGTTGTTGAAGTGATTCCGGGTAAACCTTATGTTGGCTTGGAACTGCCCAACATGAGTCGTCAGACCGTATACCTTTCCGACGTTATCAACAGCCCTCAATTTGAGCAGGCTAAATCTCCGACAACGGTCGTGCTCGGTCAGGACATTGCAGGTGAAGCGGTTATTGCCGATATTGCTAAAATGCCTCATGTGCTGGTGGCAGGTACCACTGGCTCTGGTAAGTCGGTGGGCGTAAACGTCATGATCCTGAGTATGCTGTACAAAGCGTCTCCGGAAGATCTGCGCTTTATCATGATCGACCCGAAAATGTTGGAGCTTTCCATTTACGAGGGCATTCCACATCTGCTCTCTGAAGTGGTAACAGACATGAAAGACGCCTCTAACGCCCTACGTTGGTGTGTTGGCGAGATGGAACGTCGTTATAAACTGATGTCCGCACTTGGTGTTCGTAATGTGAAAGGCTTCAACGAGAAGCTGAAGATGGCCGCTGAAGCGGGTCACCCAATTCACGACCCATTCTGGCAAGAAGGCGATAGCATGGATACCGAGCCGCCGCTGCTTGAGAAACTGCCATACATCGTTGTTGTTGTGGATGAATTTGCTGACCTGATGATGGTTGTCGGTAAGAAAGTTGAAGAACTGATCGCACGTTTGGCGCAGAAAGCGCGTGCGGCCGGTATTCACTTGATTCTGGCAACACAACGTCCGTCAGTAGACGTGATTACCGGTCTGATTAAAGCCAACATCCCAACCCGTGTTGCGTTTACGGTTTCAACCAAGACCGACTCGCGTACGATCCTAGACCAGGGTGGTGCAGAATCGCTACTGGGTATGGGTGATATGCTTTACTTGCCGCCAGGCTCTAGTCATACCACCCGTGTACACGGCGCGTTTGCCTCTGATGAAGATGTGCATGCGGTCGTGAACAACTGGAAAGCGCGTGGTAAACCAAACTATATCGACGAGATTATTAGTGGCGATCAGAGTCCGGAAAGTTTGCTCCCAGGTGAGCAGATGGAAGCCGATGAAGATGTCGATCCGTTGTTCGACCAAGTGGTTGAACACGTCGTTCAGTCACGCCGTGGTTCAGTTTCCGGTGTGCAGCGCCGCTTTAAAATTGGTTATAACCGAGCGGCTCGCATTGTTGAACAACTGGAAGCACAGGGTATCGTCAGTGCCCCTGGTCACAATGGCAACCGAGAAGTTCTCGCGCCTGCGCCACCAAAAGATTAA
- a CDS encoding DNA repair protein: MNIGLIIALVAILLVLILGYNMMLQYKVKVETAKRQESARYVALIDGTEELIGHAHHIPFSPDLLLCLNNRILDALENMQQLDPKNKQLSQRIENLKQQIEQLKSNDQAGDSTTFKMPSSDKQAIAMLKLVKRLRDTVRNEHNKGRLDTPTYVSENARLETIQIRINIENVIKRANDSIARGQPGTALQLLRKGIDALSTKNDAYSIQAKQKLEEMLGDLDKRRQDKNNAEIQQLADKERDNDMEVLFGEKKKW, encoded by the coding sequence ATGAATATTGGTTTAATAATCGCTTTGGTAGCCATCTTATTGGTCTTAATCCTAGGCTATAACATGATGTTGCAGTACAAGGTCAAAGTAGAAACTGCAAAAAGACAGGAATCCGCTCGCTACGTCGCTTTGATTGACGGTACTGAAGAACTTATTGGTCATGCTCACCATATTCCTTTCAGCCCAGATCTACTGTTATGCCTCAACAATCGAATTCTTGATGCTTTAGAAAATATGCAACAACTCGACCCAAAGAATAAACAACTATCCCAACGGATCGAAAATCTAAAGCAGCAAATTGAACAGTTAAAATCCAACGATCAAGCTGGTGATAGTACAACATTCAAGATGCCAAGCAGCGATAAACAAGCTATTGCGATGTTAAAATTGGTAAAACGCCTGAGAGATACGGTTCGTAACGAACACAACAAAGGCCGCTTGGATACGCCAACTTACGTCAGTGAAAATGCGCGTTTGGAAACCATTCAAATCCGCATCAATATCGAAAACGTGATTAAAAGAGCCAATGACTCGATTGCTCGCGGTCAGCCAGGCACCGCGCTTCAACTACTGCGCAAGGGCATTGACGCATTGAGTACTAAAAATGACGCTTATTCCATTCAAGCCAAACAAAAACTTGAAGAAATGCTGGGTGACTTAGATAAAAGACGTCAGGATAAAAACAACGCAGAAATTCAACAACTGGCCGATAAAGAGCGTGACAATGATATGGAAGTGCTCTTCGGCGAGAAGAAAAAGTGGTAA
- the ald gene encoding alanine dehydrogenase, with product MIIGVPKEIKNHEYRVGMIPASVRELISHGHQVLVETNAGAGIGFTDDDYIAVGASILPHAADVFAQADMIVKVKEPQAVERAMLREGQILFTYLHLAPDFPQTDELIKSKAVCIAYETVTDNMGRLPLLAPMSEVAGRMSIQAGAQTLEKSHGGRGLLLGGVPGVEPAKVVIVGGGVVGANAARMAVGLRADVTILDRNVDTLRKLDEEFQGCAKVVYSTEDAIEKHVLEADLVIGAVLIPGAAAPKLVTKEHIAKMKSGAAVVDVAIDQGGCFETSHATTHAEPTYIVDEVVHYCVANMPGAVARTSTFALNNATLPYILKLANKGYQKALLDEKGFLEGLNVIHGKVTCKEVADSFGLEYVEAEQAIAMFN from the coding sequence ATGATCATTGGCGTACCAAAGGAAATCAAAAACCACGAATATCGTGTCGGTATGATCCCAGCAAGCGTGAGAGAGTTAATCTCACATGGTCACCAAGTTTTAGTTGAGACCAACGCAGGTGCCGGCATTGGTTTTACAGACGATGATTACATCGCTGTCGGCGCATCCATTCTCCCTCATGCTGCAGACGTTTTCGCGCAAGCAGACATGATAGTAAAAGTTAAAGAACCCCAAGCAGTCGAGAGAGCAATGCTCCGCGAAGGGCAAATTTTATTTACTTATTTACACCTAGCACCAGATTTTCCACAAACTGATGAGCTAATCAAGAGCAAAGCTGTCTGTATAGCCTATGAGACTGTAACAGATAATATGGGTCGTTTGCCACTGTTAGCACCAATGTCTGAAGTGGCAGGTCGGATGTCTATTCAAGCGGGTGCACAAACGCTAGAAAAATCTCATGGTGGCCGCGGTTTACTACTAGGAGGCGTACCTGGTGTTGAACCTGCGAAAGTGGTCATTGTTGGCGGCGGGGTCGTTGGCGCGAACGCCGCTCGTATGGCTGTTGGTCTTCGTGCAGATGTCACCATTCTTGACCGTAATGTAGACACACTGCGTAAACTTGATGAAGAATTCCAGGGCTGCGCTAAAGTCGTTTATTCTACAGAAGACGCGATTGAGAAGCATGTTCTGGAAGCTGACCTTGTAATAGGTGCGGTTCTTATCCCTGGTGCTGCAGCACCTAAACTGGTGACAAAAGAGCATATTGCGAAGATGAAGTCAGGCGCAGCGGTCGTTGACGTTGCTATTGACCAAGGCGGCTGTTTTGAAACCTCTCATGCTACCACGCACGCAGAGCCAACTTACATTGTTGATGAAGTCGTTCATTACTGCGTAGCAAACATGCCAGGTGCTGTTGCCCGCACTTCTACTTTTGCATTAAACAACGCGACATTACCTTACATTCTGAAACTAGCAAATAAAGGCTATCAGAAAGCACTTCTCGACGAGAAAGGTTTCCTTGAAGGTTTAAACGTCATTCATGGCAAAGTAACTTGTAAAGAAGTGGCAGACAGTTTTGGTCTGGAATACGTGGAAGCAGAACAAGCGATTGCAATGTTTAATTAA
- a CDS encoding tRNA isopentenyl-2-thiomethyl-A-37 hydroxylase MiaE, with protein sequence MINLDAYQDLLAPINQFLQCSTPDKWVEEAKKPQNLQTILLDHLLCELKAGQSAMFLIRKYAVDQTSSHALLDWFKPYEDFAYRNVGCLETLKGKSNISKSIMAKSDSPYSQELIDKMVLLIKEELHHFYQVLEIMQSRGIEYQNIPASRYAKGLISHMKTHEPETLIDKLIIGAYIEARSCERFAKLAPHMEEDIAKFYISLLRSEARHYQDYLVLAEQIAGKDISERIEYFGRVEADLILTPDEDFKFHSGVPA encoded by the coding sequence ATGATAAATTTAGACGCCTATCAAGATCTTCTTGCTCCGATCAATCAGTTTCTACAATGCAGCACACCTGACAAGTGGGTTGAAGAAGCGAAAAAACCACAAAACCTTCAAACCATTTTGTTAGACCACTTACTTTGCGAGCTTAAAGCAGGCCAATCGGCAATGTTTTTGATCCGGAAATACGCCGTTGATCAAACCAGTTCACACGCCTTATTAGATTGGTTTAAACCTTACGAAGACTTCGCTTATCGTAATGTAGGCTGTTTAGAAACATTGAAAGGTAAGAGCAATATTTCCAAATCAATCATGGCGAAATCAGACTCCCCTTATAGTCAGGAGCTGATTGATAAAATGGTGCTTTTGATCAAAGAAGAGTTACACCACTTTTATCAAGTGCTTGAGATTATGCAAAGCCGTGGCATTGAATACCAGAACATCCCGGCGAGCCGCTATGCTAAAGGGCTTATATCTCACATGAAAACCCACGAGCCAGAGACCTTGATCGATAAGCTTATCATTGGCGCTTATATTGAAGCTCGCTCCTGCGAACGCTTTGCGAAACTGGCGCCACATATGGAAGAAGATATCGCTAAGTTCTACATTTCCCTGTTGCGTTCCGAGGCCCGTCATTATCAAGACTATTTGGTGCTGGCTGAGCAAATCGCAGGGAAAGACATTAGCGAACGTATCGAATACTTTGGACGTGTCGAAGCGGATCTCATCTTAACGCCAGACGAAGATTTCAAATTTCACAGTGGCGTACCCGCTTAA
- a CDS encoding SAM-dependent methyltransferase, protein MNTRFQFINDCLIENQSLWRFEPFQSSIHPALPWQEEYPELCQWLSSLSTLQIERLKAKPEEALTEISAYIPVLKSLSEHTHLEALPLQGLALERGLDSGVPGRKLEQIVAMGEAAIQNHCGNEWLEWCSGKGYLGRILTTQTDQPVTSFEYQQSLCESGQLVANEHQWKMTFIQGDAFDAKAKAVFKPTQHAVALHACGDLHVRLLEYGSEAGVSAMTISPCCYHLIEGETYQPLSELAQNSALALSKQELRIPLQQTVTGGVRVRRHRQQEMIFRLGFDLITRQVLGIEEYQPVPSIRKSQLSEGFEAFCVWAAEQKGLNIGQSIDFNALEGVAEERFWQMERMSLVQLVFQRPLEIWLALDKALYLEQRGYRARLSEFCAKSVTPRNILIYAYRY, encoded by the coding sequence ATGAACACTCGATTCCAATTTATTAATGACTGCTTGATTGAAAACCAATCGTTGTGGCGATTTGAACCATTTCAGAGCAGCATTCATCCGGCATTACCTTGGCAAGAAGAGTACCCCGAGCTTTGTCAGTGGTTATCGTCTCTTTCCACCCTTCAAATTGAACGCTTAAAAGCAAAGCCAGAAGAAGCGTTGACTGAAATTAGTGCTTACATACCTGTACTCAAATCATTGTCTGAGCATACCCACTTAGAAGCGCTACCACTGCAAGGTCTGGCGCTTGAACGCGGTTTAGATAGCGGTGTGCCTGGTCGTAAACTTGAGCAAATTGTTGCTATGGGCGAAGCTGCCATCCAGAATCATTGCGGTAATGAGTGGTTAGAGTGGTGCTCGGGTAAGGGATACCTCGGACGTATTCTGACCACACAAACGGATCAGCCTGTTACCAGCTTTGAATATCAACAGTCCTTGTGTGAGTCGGGACAGTTGGTGGCTAATGAACATCAATGGAAGATGACGTTTATTCAAGGCGACGCGTTTGATGCCAAAGCGAAAGCGGTTTTTAAACCTACGCAACATGCCGTCGCGCTGCATGCTTGTGGTGACTTACATGTGCGTTTGCTTGAGTACGGCAGTGAAGCAGGAGTCTCGGCAATGACGATTTCTCCGTGCTGTTATCACCTTATTGAGGGCGAAACCTATCAACCACTATCGGAGCTTGCGCAAAACTCTGCGTTAGCGCTGTCGAAACAAGAACTTCGTATCCCCTTGCAACAAACGGTGACGGGTGGGGTACGTGTACGCCGTCATCGTCAGCAAGAAATGATTTTCAGGCTTGGCTTTGATCTAATTACTCGTCAGGTGCTAGGCATTGAAGAATATCAACCGGTTCCCAGTATCCGCAAATCACAATTAAGTGAAGGATTTGAGGCTTTTTGTGTTTGGGCTGCAGAGCAAAAGGGGCTCAATATCGGTCAGTCGATTGACTTTAACGCATTGGAAGGGGTAGCGGAAGAACGCTTTTGGCAGATGGAAAGGATGAGCTTAGTTCAATTGGTTTTTCAACGTCCATTGGAGATTTGGTTAGCACTAGATAAAGCACTTTATCTTGAGCAACGCGGTTACCGTGCCAGATTGTCGGAATTTTGCGCTAAATCTGTCACGCCACGAAACATTTTAATTTACGCATATAGATATTAG
- the lrp gene encoding leucine-responsive transcriptional regulator Lrp, whose amino-acid sequence MADNYKKPSKELDRIDRNILNELQKDGRISNVELSKRVGLSPTPCLERVRRLERQGYITGYTALLNPQFLDASLLVFVEITLNRGAPDVFEQFNSAVQKLDDIQECHLVSGDFDYLLKTRVSDMGAYRRLLGDTLLRLPGVNDTRTYVVMEEVKQSNQLVIKTR is encoded by the coding sequence ATGGCAGACAACTATAAAAAGCCGTCCAAGGAACTAGACCGTATCGACCGCAACATTCTTAATGAATTGCAGAAAGACGGTCGTATTTCGAACGTAGAACTTTCAAAGCGTGTTGGACTTTCTCCAACACCGTGTTTGGAGCGTGTACGTCGATTAGAACGTCAGGGGTACATTACAGGGTATACTGCGTTACTGAATCCGCAGTTTTTGGACGCTTCACTATTAGTGTTCGTTGAAATTACGTTAAACCGCGGTGCACCAGATGTGTTCGAACAGTTTAACTCTGCGGTTCAAAAACTGGATGATATCCAAGAGTGTCATCTAGTGTCAGGTGACTTTGACTATCTTCTTAAAACTCGTGTATCAGATATGGGGGCTTACCGTCGACTACTTGGCGATACGCTTCTACGTTTACCTGGTGTAAACGACACTCGTACCTACGTAGTGATGGAAGAAGTGAAACAATCTAACCAGCTAGTGATCAAAACTCGTTAA
- the cysB gene encoding HTH-type transcriptional regulator CysB has protein sequence MKLQQLKYIVEVVNHNLNVSATAESLYTSQPGISKQVRLLEDELGIQIFERSGKHLTQVTGAGEEIVRISQEILGRVESIKAVAGEHTHPEMGTLNITTTHTQARYALPDVIKGFTTRYPKVSLHMHQGTPSQMSEAIAKGTANFAIATEALHLYQDAIMLPCYHWNRSIVVPKDHPLAKKANITIHDLAAYPLVTYVFGFTGRSELDTAFNREGLTPRVVFTATDADVIKTYVRMGIGVGVIASMAVDEKQDSDLVSIDASHLFGASTTSIGFRRGTFLRSYMFDFMERFAPHLTRPVVEQAISLKSNVEIEEMFKDIDLPVR, from the coding sequence ATGAAACTGCAACAACTGAAGTATATTGTTGAGGTTGTAAACCATAATTTGAACGTGTCTGCTACCGCAGAGAGTTTATATACCTCACAGCCTGGTATCAGTAAGCAGGTGAGGTTACTGGAAGACGAACTGGGCATCCAAATCTTCGAGCGAAGTGGTAAGCACTTAACTCAGGTGACGGGTGCGGGCGAAGAAATCGTTCGAATCTCCCAGGAAATCCTAGGACGTGTCGAAAGTATTAAAGCGGTAGCCGGTGAGCATACGCATCCTGAAATGGGAACGTTGAACATTACGACAACGCATACACAAGCACGTTACGCATTGCCGGATGTGATCAAAGGTTTTACTACTCGTTACCCAAAAGTGTCTTTGCACATGCACCAGGGTACACCTTCTCAAATGTCAGAAGCGATTGCGAAAGGCACGGCGAATTTTGCGATAGCGACGGAAGCATTACACCTTTATCAAGACGCGATTATGTTGCCTTGTTATCACTGGAATCGTTCTATTGTTGTGCCGAAAGATCACCCTCTGGCGAAGAAGGCCAACATCACCATCCATGATCTAGCGGCATATCCGCTGGTCACTTATGTATTTGGTTTTACCGGTCGCTCGGAACTTGATACTGCATTTAATCGCGAAGGCCTGACACCGCGCGTGGTGTTTACGGCAACGGACGCTGATGTGATCAAAACCTATGTACGTATGGGCATTGGTGTTGGCGTGATTGCAAGTATGGCCGTCGACGAGAAGCAGGATAGTGATCTGGTTTCGATTGATGCGAGCCATTTGTTCGGCGCAAGCACCACAAGTATTGGTTTCCGTCGTGGTACCTTCCTTCGTTCTTATATGTTTGATTTTATGGAACGATTTGCGCCACACTTGACTCGACCTGTGGTAGAACAAGCTATCTCTTTGAAGTCAAACGTAGAAATAGAAGAGATGTTTAAAGATATTGATTTGCCAGTCCGATAG